A genome region from Schaalia sp. 19OD2882 includes the following:
- the hisS gene encoding histidine--tRNA ligase, with the protein MARTSLSGFPEWLPEGRIIEQQVLDHLREVFELHGFVGIETRAVETLEQLEAKGETSKEIYVLDRLQALKAAEEGGRGASSKERRMGLHFDLTVPFARYIVENANDLDFPFKRYQIQKVWRGERPQDGRFREFTQADIDVVGLGTLAFHHEVEVALIMAEALSTLPIPPIHVLVNNRKVVQGVCESLGVVDVEAALRGLDKLDKIGADGVREELARSGIDAAAADTLLEMAGIRGSDTEQIRAAVAALGVAGELLTQGLDELCALLDQARRHLPGVVVADLKIARGLDYYTGTVYETVIEGHEDLGSICSGGRYDSLVKDGKRAYPGVGLSVGVSRLVSRMLAAPMVRASRKVPTAVLVAVSDEGARAHSDLVAAALRSRGICTDVAPSAAKFGKQIKYADKRGIPYVWFPGEDGACDTVKDIRTGEQVEADAASWAPARVDLRPRVERVD; encoded by the coding sequence ATGGCACGCACATCCCTGTCCGGTTTCCCCGAATGGTTGCCTGAAGGTCGCATCATCGAACAGCAGGTCCTGGACCACCTGCGAGAAGTCTTCGAGCTGCACGGCTTCGTCGGCATCGAGACCCGCGCGGTGGAGACCCTCGAGCAGCTCGAGGCCAAGGGCGAGACCTCCAAGGAGATCTACGTCCTGGACCGTCTCCAGGCGCTCAAGGCAGCCGAGGAGGGGGGACGGGGCGCCTCTTCGAAGGAACGGCGCATGGGACTGCACTTCGACCTGACCGTCCCCTTCGCCCGGTACATCGTCGAGAACGCCAATGACCTTGACTTCCCCTTCAAGCGCTACCAGATCCAGAAGGTGTGGCGCGGTGAGCGCCCCCAGGACGGTCGCTTCCGCGAATTCACGCAGGCAGACATCGACGTGGTCGGCCTGGGAACCCTCGCCTTCCACCACGAGGTCGAGGTCGCCCTGATCATGGCCGAGGCCCTGTCCACCCTGCCGATCCCGCCCATCCACGTCCTGGTGAACAACCGCAAAGTGGTCCAGGGAGTGTGCGAGTCGCTGGGAGTGGTCGATGTCGAGGCGGCGCTGCGCGGCCTGGACAAGCTCGACAAGATCGGTGCCGACGGAGTCCGTGAAGAACTCGCCCGCTCCGGCATCGACGCCGCTGCCGCCGACACCCTGCTGGAGATGGCCGGAATCCGGGGAAGCGACACCGAACAGATCCGGGCGGCCGTGGCCGCCCTGGGCGTGGCCGGTGAGCTCCTGACGCAGGGGCTCGATGAACTGTGCGCCCTTCTGGACCAGGCCCGACGCCACCTGCCGGGTGTCGTGGTCGCGGACCTGAAGATCGCGCGGGGACTCGACTACTACACGGGCACCGTCTACGAAACCGTCATCGAGGGCCACGAGGACCTCGGGTCGATCTGCTCGGGCGGCCGCTACGACTCCCTGGTCAAGGACGGCAAACGCGCGTATCCGGGCGTGGGTTTGTCCGTCGGTGTGTCCCGCTTGGTCTCCCGCATGCTTGCTGCCCCCATGGTGCGTGCCAGCAGGAAGGTGCCCACTGCGGTCCTCGTGGCCGTGTCCGACGAGGGCGCCCGCGCACACAGTGACCTTGTGGCCGCGGCCCTGCGTTCGCGCGGAATCTGCACCGACGTGGCCCCGAGCGCCGCGAAGTTCGGCAAACAGATCAAGTACGCCGACAAGCGAGGCATCCCCTACGTGTGGTTCCCCGGCGAGGACGGAGCGTGCGACACGGTCAAGGACATTCGGACGGGCGAACAGGTCGAGGCCGACGCGGCCTCGTGGGCCCCGGCCCGGGTGGACCTGCGCCCGCGTGTGGAGAGGGTGGACTGA
- a CDS encoding dynamin family protein, with product MDGIAALHALRRALADADLTLPTPTSAAADSARRRAIRRLDDHVLPRAQSLDAPLLCVVGGSTGSGKSTMFNSLVGEVVSSSSPIRPTTRRPVLLHHGADAPLFEGIRVLPELARVRIRAGSAPTPAGHGSTRELEVREHQWLPAGLALLDSPDVDSVSEENRDLARQLLDAADLWVFVTTAARYADAVPWELLSAAGRSGIAVAVVLNRVPGEAAEAVGQDLRRMMADKGLGSAPLFTVEEQRLRDGLLPADALAPLATWLRELVADSHARTEVARRALTGSLTEVLAACSKVSTAAAEITEELQAARDLLDSQRAACLDRLRQATADGTLLRGEVMARWQDVVGAADLTRSLSRTFAGLRDRVTAFVLGRPTPVAPVEDALEAGLAALIHEELLRVREDAERAWRGSPATRDLVGTLEKVDEARVERLAGYVTREWQKDLLALVRTVGESKRAAARIAAIGVNVVAVALIIVLFASTGGLTGVEVGVSAGSAVLAQKLLETIFGDQAVRSMTTTAKARLMERVGTVIDDTLAPMEEALPPTPDTAALDSAVKEVSQRWETHSERPNGSSNE from the coding sequence GTGGACGGCATCGCCGCTCTGCATGCACTTCGACGCGCCTTGGCCGACGCCGACCTGACCCTGCCCACGCCGACCTCGGCGGCGGCGGATTCGGCCCGTCGCAGGGCGATTCGCCGCCTGGACGACCACGTGCTGCCGCGCGCGCAGTCCCTTGACGCTCCACTGCTGTGCGTCGTGGGAGGCTCGACCGGGTCCGGAAAGTCGACGATGTTCAACTCTCTGGTCGGAGAGGTCGTGTCCTCCTCCTCGCCGATCCGCCCGACCACGCGCAGACCTGTCCTCTTGCACCACGGCGCGGACGCCCCACTCTTCGAAGGCATCCGCGTGCTGCCCGAGCTGGCGCGCGTACGCATCCGGGCAGGTTCGGCCCCGACTCCAGCGGGTCACGGGAGCACTCGGGAACTGGAGGTGCGTGAACACCAGTGGCTGCCCGCCGGCTTGGCGCTGCTCGACTCCCCGGACGTGGACTCAGTGTCGGAGGAGAACAGGGACTTGGCCCGCCAGCTGCTGGATGCTGCGGACCTGTGGGTCTTCGTCACCACTGCCGCCCGCTACGCGGACGCGGTGCCGTGGGAACTCCTGTCGGCGGCCGGCCGCAGCGGCATCGCCGTGGCCGTCGTCCTCAACCGTGTGCCGGGCGAGGCCGCCGAGGCCGTTGGACAGGACCTGCGGCGCATGATGGCTGACAAGGGTCTCGGCTCGGCGCCCCTGTTCACCGTCGAGGAACAGCGGCTCCGGGACGGCCTGCTTCCCGCAGACGCCTTGGCGCCCCTGGCGACCTGGTTGCGCGAGCTCGTGGCCGACTCGCACGCCCGCACCGAAGTCGCGCGTCGCGCCCTGACCGGGTCGCTGACCGAAGTCCTGGCCGCGTGCTCCAAGGTGAGCACTGCCGCCGCGGAGATCACCGAGGAACTGCAGGCCGCACGGGACCTGCTCGACTCCCAGCGGGCAGCATGCCTGGACCGCCTGCGCCAGGCCACGGCCGACGGCACGCTGCTGCGAGGTGAGGTCATGGCCCGCTGGCAGGACGTCGTCGGAGCCGCCGACTTGACCCGGAGCCTGAGTCGGACCTTCGCGGGTCTTCGCGACCGGGTCACCGCTTTCGTCCTTGGGCGCCCGACGCCCGTCGCACCGGTCGAGGACGCACTCGAAGCCGGTCTGGCCGCCCTCATCCACGAGGAGCTCCTGCGCGTGCGCGAGGACGCCGAACGCGCGTGGCGCGGATCCCCGGCCACCCGCGACCTCGTCGGCACACTCGAAAAGGTCGACGAGGCACGTGTCGAACGCCTGGCCGGGTACGTGACCCGGGAGTGGCAGAAGGACCTGTTGGCACTGGTGCGCACCGTCGGCGAATCGAAGCGCGCAGCCGCCCGCATCGCCGCCATCGGCGTCAACGTGGTCGCGGTGGCGCTCATCATCGTCCTCTTCGCCTCCACTGGCGGTCTGACCGGTGTCGAGGTCGGTGTCTCGGCCGGCTCGGCGGTGCTCGCCCAGAAACTGCTGGAGACGATCTTCGGTGACCAGGCAGTGCGTTCGATGACCACCACCGCCAAGGCGCGACTCATGGAGCGTGTCGGCACCGTCATCGACGACACGCTGGCACCCATGGAGGAGGCCCTTCCTCCCACACCCGACACCGCAGCACTCGACTCAGCCGTCAAGGAGGTGAGCCAGCGATGGGAGACGCACTCCGAGCGCCCCAACGGATCCTCGAACGAGTGA
- a CDS encoding GTPase family protein codes for MGDALRAPQRILERVNALAEAMDLLGQDAPVSLQDDVAAALRLADERAVLDPETVVVALVGSTGSGKSSLVNALVGAEVAHADILRPTTSVPLAVTPSGLQAAALLDRMGVLSRVPAPTSDALPAGVILLDLPDIDSESRENRDIARHVSDRADLVVWVVDPQKYADDVIHNQWIAPMADSAGAMVVVLNQVDRLTPGIRRVVLEDLRKVLVRDGVGSVPLLGVSAKSGEGLADLRLTIAERARAVRETAARVAGELARVSRVVLDHLEVDEELPGLSHAGMLNALTDEAEAAVASQDLVDDVAKAHKHRGAQATGWIPLRWMSHLRADPLTRRHLGAHKRHHGSRVDVATPSVLSVEPMNAVERARLSTAVRRVGSAIGQGRPQAWRTRLAEVAHVASENLPDTLDRALSGTDLDMGRRPRWWAWSNTVQVLAWVVALVGALWLGARWASAEYLLLPLPLPYWQALPVPTWMLLLGLVVTILVAGLSALACSAGAKGLAARARRRIRDELAAAMDAHLVQPLLEEDARQQHVLDVLSAR; via the coding sequence ATGGGAGACGCACTCCGAGCGCCCCAACGGATCCTCGAACGAGTGAACGCCCTGGCCGAGGCGATGGACCTCCTCGGCCAAGACGCTCCCGTCAGCCTGCAGGACGACGTCGCCGCCGCCCTGCGCCTGGCCGATGAACGCGCCGTCCTGGACCCTGAGACCGTCGTCGTCGCCCTGGTGGGTTCGACGGGGTCCGGGAAATCCTCCCTGGTCAACGCTCTGGTCGGAGCCGAGGTCGCCCACGCGGACATCCTGCGGCCCACCACCAGCGTCCCGCTGGCGGTCACCCCGTCGGGGCTCCAGGCCGCCGCCCTGCTGGACCGCATGGGAGTGCTCTCGCGGGTACCGGCTCCCACCTCGGACGCCCTGCCGGCCGGCGTGATACTGCTGGACCTTCCCGACATCGACTCCGAGTCGCGTGAGAACCGCGACATCGCACGCCACGTGTCCGACCGCGCCGACCTGGTCGTGTGGGTCGTCGACCCGCAGAAGTACGCCGATGACGTCATCCACAACCAGTGGATCGCTCCCATGGCGGACAGTGCGGGAGCCATGGTGGTCGTCCTCAACCAGGTCGACCGGCTGACCCCGGGGATCCGTCGTGTGGTCCTGGAGGACCTGCGAAAGGTCCTCGTGCGCGACGGCGTCGGCTCGGTGCCTCTTCTGGGCGTCTCGGCCAAGAGCGGTGAGGGCCTGGCGGATCTGCGGCTGACCATTGCCGAACGCGCCCGGGCGGTCCGCGAGACGGCGGCACGTGTGGCCGGTGAATTGGCCCGGGTCAGCCGCGTGGTCCTGGACCACTTGGAGGTCGACGAGGAGTTGCCCGGCCTGTCCCATGCGGGCATGCTCAACGCCCTCACCGACGAGGCCGAGGCCGCGGTCGCTTCCCAGGACCTCGTCGACGACGTCGCCAAGGCCCACAAGCACCGTGGAGCCCAAGCCACCGGGTGGATCCCCCTCCGGTGGATGTCGCACCTGCGCGCCGATCCGCTCACACGTCGACACTTGGGCGCCCACAAGCGCCACCACGGATCACGGGTCGATGTCGCGACTCCCTCGGTCCTGTCGGTGGAGCCGATGAACGCCGTCGAGCGCGCACGCCTGTCCACCGCCGTGCGCCGGGTGGGATCGGCCATCGGACAGGGACGCCCCCAGGCATGGCGGACCCGCCTGGCAGAGGTGGCGCACGTGGCCAGCGAGAACCTGCCCGACACCCTGGACCGGGCCCTGTCAGGCACGGACCTGGACATGGGACGGCGGCCCCGCTGGTGGGCGTGGTCGAACACGGTGCAGGTCCTCGCCTGGGTGGTGGCCCTGGTCGGTGCGCTCTGGCTGGGCGCCAGGTGGGCCAGCGCCGAGTACCTGTTGCTGCCCTTGCCGCTGCCGTACTGGCAGGCGCTGCCCGTGCCCACGTGGATGCTTCTCCTGGGGCTCGTGGTGACGATCCTTGTCGCAGGCCTCAGTGCGCTCGCGTGTTCCGCCGGAGCCAAGGGCCTGGCCGCTCGTGCGCGCAGGAGGATCCGTGACGAGCTCGCGGCTGCCATGGATGCCCACCTCGTCCAGCCCCTTCTTGAAGAGGACGCCAGACAGCAGCACGTCCTGGACGTCCTCAGCGCCCGCTGA
- a CDS encoding S41 family peptidase, which translates to MNTHTDSRPSPASPLPPTPTRPGRGRKILMAVLLVLALVVGGVLAGGAWLVSSYGHTIGIWWPAPSVQGYGDKVLSLMDQGLHAKSQEWSDARADATARIAKATSHEEVDAILTDVVKVAGGKHSFMISAETAQSVFDEYEAPTTTRDGCVVTLTLPAYMGTADKGAEYATTLADALTGDTCGVIVDLRSNGGGDMGPMIAGLSPLLPDGRVASFKSTDGMTTDVTLNGGAIQGGGSPTDVGRRSKLKVPVAVLVSERTASSGEQALLAFRGLDGVKVFGRPTAGYTSVNQVFPLYTGSLLAMTVGTTVARTGEEFAEEPIAPDQVVDLEAAPQAAADWIASQRQ; encoded by the coding sequence ATGAACACACACACCGATTCCCGCCCGTCCCCCGCCTCTCCCCTGCCGCCCACCCCCACTCGTCCAGGGCGAGGAAGGAAGATCCTCATGGCCGTCCTCCTCGTCCTCGCCCTGGTCGTCGGAGGTGTCCTGGCCGGCGGCGCATGGCTGGTGAGCTCCTACGGACACACCATCGGCATCTGGTGGCCGGCCCCCTCCGTCCAGGGCTACGGAGACAAGGTCCTGAGTCTGATGGACCAGGGCCTGCACGCCAAGAGTCAGGAATGGTCCGACGCCCGTGCCGACGCCACCGCCCGCATCGCCAAGGCCACCAGTCACGAGGAGGTCGACGCCATCCTCACCGACGTCGTCAAGGTCGCCGGAGGCAAGCACTCCTTCATGATCTCGGCTGAAACGGCGCAATCCGTCTTCGATGAGTACGAGGCCCCGACCACCACGCGTGACGGCTGCGTGGTCACCCTGACCCTGCCCGCCTACATGGGCACCGCCGACAAGGGCGCCGAGTACGCGACCACGCTTGCAGACGCACTGACCGGCGACACCTGTGGAGTCATCGTCGACCTGCGCTCCAACGGTGGAGGGGACATGGGGCCGATGATTGCGGGCCTGTCCCCCCTTCTGCCCGACGGGCGTGTCGCCTCATTCAAGTCGACCGATGGGATGACCACTGATGTCACGCTCAATGGCGGCGCCATCCAGGGCGGAGGCAGCCCGACCGACGTGGGCCGGCGAAGCAAGTTGAAGGTGCCCGTGGCCGTCCTGGTCTCGGAGCGGACCGCCTCCTCCGGAGAACAGGCCCTGCTGGCCTTCCGCGGACTGGACGGCGTGAAGGTCTTCGGCCGACCGACTGCCGGCTACACCTCCGTCAACCAGGTCTTCCCCCTGTACACGGGAAGCCTCTTGGCCATGACCGTGGGCACCACGGTGGCTCGCACCGGAGAGGAGTTCGCCGAGGAACCCATCGCCCCCGACCAAGTCGTGGACCTGGAGGCAGCCCCGCAGGCCGCCGCCGACTGGATCGCCTCCCAGCGTCAGTGA
- a CDS encoding DEAD/DEAH box helicase has product MPTDTFTLPAEDAERDPALVEETDQDDPATEETPEGPTFADLGLPEDVLRAVTEMGFVTPTPIQAEAIPALLDLRDVVGIAQTGTGKTAAFGLPLLSIVDAQEFSVQALVLAPTRELAMQSAQAIENFAARTKGLVVVPVYGGSAYGPQLGALKRGAQVVVGTPGRVIDLIDKGALDLTGVRMLVLDEADEMLRMGFAEDVETITETVPDQRLTALFSATMPATIERIAKTHMSDPVRIAVSEESSTVDTIHQTFAVVPFKHKMGALARVLATRAQHAASEAADAAIVFVRTRADVEEISLDLAGRGFRAAGISGDVAQTERERMVERLKNGSLDVLVATDVAARGLDVERIGLVVNFDVPREPEAYVHRIGRTGRAGREGRSLTFFTPREHQRLRRIERLTGTPMEEVQIPSPAAVSEFRARRTLDSIGQRVERGRLDMYHTLLDEIHDTTALELADIAAALLARAVGDEGPEPRVLKDRRGGGRIRREEELDESGEFVGASFEGGRDKDRPLRPGRAEREGGKRRSRPHITPGSGRRYRVEVGRKDRVKPGAIVGAMTGEGGLAGSDIGNIEIYPTFSLVEIVGDVSAQALGRIGKARVSGRALRIREDSGPDVREEHGGRPDRRGRRQGREQDSWSGGRERDGWDRGRAGWDSDRGREDRSRGGDPGERRDRQEDGGSDWRVRREEARRDRSGGRSSKERSARPIRGARGERHPGGRHHW; this is encoded by the coding sequence GTGCCCACTGACACCTTCACCCTGCCCGCTGAGGACGCCGAGCGCGACCCCGCCCTCGTCGAGGAGACCGACCAGGACGATCCCGCCACCGAGGAGACCCCGGAGGGCCCGACCTTCGCCGACCTCGGACTGCCCGAGGACGTCCTGCGGGCCGTCACCGAAATGGGATTCGTCACCCCCACCCCGATCCAGGCCGAAGCCATTCCCGCGCTGCTCGACCTGCGCGACGTGGTCGGCATCGCCCAGACCGGCACCGGCAAGACCGCAGCCTTCGGCCTGCCCCTGCTCAGCATCGTCGACGCCCAGGAGTTCAGCGTCCAGGCCCTGGTCCTGGCCCCCACCCGCGAACTGGCCATGCAGTCCGCCCAAGCCATCGAGAACTTCGCGGCACGCACCAAGGGACTTGTCGTCGTCCCCGTCTACGGTGGCTCCGCCTACGGGCCACAGCTCGGAGCCCTCAAGCGTGGAGCGCAGGTGGTCGTCGGCACCCCCGGACGCGTCATCGACCTCATCGACAAGGGGGCCCTGGACCTGACCGGCGTACGCATGCTCGTCCTGGACGAAGCCGACGAGATGCTGCGCATGGGATTCGCCGAGGACGTCGAGACCATCACCGAGACGGTTCCCGACCAGCGTCTGACCGCACTCTTCTCCGCGACCATGCCCGCCACCATCGAACGCATCGCGAAGACCCACATGAGCGACCCGGTGCGCATCGCCGTGTCCGAGGAGTCCTCGACGGTCGACACCATCCACCAGACCTTCGCTGTGGTGCCCTTCAAACACAAGATGGGGGCACTTGCCCGCGTCCTGGCCACCCGCGCCCAACATGCCGCCTCGGAGGCGGCCGACGCGGCCATCGTCTTCGTGCGCACCCGCGCCGACGTGGAGGAGATCTCCTTGGACCTGGCTGGACGCGGGTTCCGGGCCGCAGGCATCAGCGGTGACGTGGCGCAGACCGAACGTGAACGCATGGTGGAGCGCCTGAAGAACGGCAGCCTGGACGTGCTGGTGGCCACCGATGTGGCCGCCCGAGGACTGGACGTGGAGCGCATTGGACTGGTCGTCAACTTCGACGTGCCCCGCGAACCCGAGGCCTATGTGCACCGAATCGGCCGCACCGGCCGCGCCGGGCGTGAGGGGCGTTCCCTGACCTTCTTCACCCCGCGCGAACACCAGCGTCTGCGCCGGATCGAGCGTCTGACCGGCACGCCCATGGAGGAGGTGCAGATCCCGTCACCGGCGGCCGTGTCCGAGTTCCGCGCCCGCCGTACCCTCGACTCGATCGGACAGCGGGTCGAGCGCGGCAGGTTGGACATGTACCACACGCTGCTTGACGAGATCCATGACACCACTGCTTTGGAGTTGGCCGACATCGCTGCGGCCCTGCTCGCGCGCGCAGTCGGCGACGAAGGACCCGAGCCGCGTGTCCTCAAGGATCGCAGGGGAGGCGGTCGCATCCGCCGCGAGGAGGAGCTGGACGAGTCCGGCGAGTTCGTCGGCGCCAGTTTCGAGGGCGGCCGCGACAAGGACCGGCCGCTGCGGCCCGGGCGGGCCGAGCGCGAGGGAGGAAAGCGTCGCTCCCGCCCGCACATCACCCCGGGGTCGGGGCGACGCTACCGTGTCGAGGTCGGCAGGAAGGACCGGGTCAAGCCCGGGGCCATCGTCGGTGCCATGACGGGCGAGGGCGGTCTCGCCGGCTCCGACATCGGAAACATCGAGATCTACCCGACCTTCTCGCTGGTGGAGATCGTCGGTGACGTGTCTGCGCAGGCCTTGGGCCGTATCGGCAAGGCGAGGGTGTCAGGGCGTGCCCTGCGGATCCGTGAGGACTCGGGGCCGGACGTCCGAGAGGAGCACGGTGGGCGCCCCGATCGTCGTGGCCGACGTCAGGGGCGCGAACAGGACTCCTGGAGCGGTGGCCGCGAGCGCGACGGGTGGGACCGTGGGCGCGCAGGATGGGACTCGGATCGCGGACGCGAGGACCGTTCGCGTGGAGGCGACCCGGGTGAGCGCCGTGACCGCCAGGAAGATGGGGGCTCCGACTGGCGCGTGCGTCGCGAGGAGGCCAGGCGTGATCGCTCGGGTGGACGTTCGTCGAAGGAACGCAGCGCGCGCCCGATTCGCGGCGCAAGGGGGGAACGTCATCCGGGAGGCCGTCACCACTGGTGA
- a CDS encoding MFS transporter, which yields MPDHDATATKWSPTEISLMVGSVLLITILAFEALATTTVMPNVVADLGAESWFSVASGAALAAQLVTTVVAGALCDWRGARGVLLAGTALFLAGMIVCASAPHVALFVLGRMLQGIGAGLGVVPLYVLVGQVVCDAHRPSFFAAFSMAWVGPSLVGPALAGWVATHLSWRWLFGAVPLVATLAVVPLVRVLALVSRKQGERPRNLMRLALLAMGAGAGVLALQLSGALDGWGAWASLGAALLLIPLTLPSLLPRGALRLAPGVPSLIAARLLLSGAFTGANAALPLLLQRIHSWSAEGASLAVTIASVGWAVGAWVQARVKDPVRREQLPVVGTALMAIGYAPLFLLVWPQLPVWPHLLSVGIATGGLGMAHSTFSVRILAALPQAEHGKGSSWLQVADASGSALELALASILLAAWAHLPVSQGSLAYLPAPVIAAVVGALAILAASRARTAPAQPNGAGHHQW from the coding sequence ATGCCCGACCACGATGCCACCGCGACGAAGTGGAGTCCCACCGAAATCTCCCTCATGGTCGGCTCGGTCCTGCTCATCACGATCCTCGCCTTCGAAGCCCTGGCCACGACCACGGTCATGCCCAATGTCGTGGCCGACCTGGGCGCCGAGTCATGGTTCTCCGTGGCCAGTGGGGCGGCCTTGGCCGCCCAGTTGGTCACCACCGTCGTCGCCGGAGCCCTGTGCGACTGGCGCGGGGCGCGAGGAGTGCTCCTGGCGGGCACCGCCCTGTTCCTGGCGGGCATGATCGTGTGCGCAAGCGCCCCACACGTGGCCCTCTTCGTCCTGGGACGAATGCTCCAGGGCATCGGTGCGGGCCTGGGTGTGGTGCCCCTGTACGTGCTGGTGGGCCAAGTGGTCTGCGACGCCCATCGGCCGAGTTTCTTCGCGGCCTTCTCCATGGCTTGGGTCGGCCCTTCCCTCGTGGGGCCCGCACTGGCGGGATGGGTGGCCACCCACTTGAGTTGGCGTTGGCTCTTCGGCGCCGTTCCGCTGGTGGCGACCCTCGCCGTGGTGCCGCTGGTGCGCGTCCTTGCCCTCGTGTCCCGCAAGCAGGGTGAACGCCCGAGGAATCTCATGCGTCTGGCCCTGTTGGCGATGGGCGCCGGAGCCGGGGTCCTGGCACTGCAGCTCTCCGGTGCCCTCGACGGATGGGGGGCATGGGCGAGCCTGGGAGCTGCGCTGCTCCTCATCCCCTTGACCTTGCCGTCCCTGCTGCCCCGCGGCGCACTGCGCTTGGCACCCGGGGTGCCCTCCCTCATCGCCGCGCGCCTGCTCCTGTCCGGAGCCTTCACCGGAGCCAATGCCGCCCTGCCCTTGTTGCTCCAACGTATCCATTCGTGGAGCGCCGAAGGCGCGTCCCTCGCGGTGACCATAGCTTCGGTCGGATGGGCCGTGGGCGCCTGGGTGCAGGCACGTGTGAAGGACCCGGTACGCCGCGAGCAGCTTCCGGTCGTGGGAACGGCGCTCATGGCGATCGGCTACGCCCCCCTGTTCCTCCTCGTGTGGCCCCAGTTGCCGGTGTGGCCGCACCTCCTGAGCGTGGGCATCGCCACCGGCGGCCTGGGCATGGCGCACTCGACCTTCTCCGTGCGCATCCTCGCAGCACTGCCCCAGGCCGAGCACGGCAAAGGCTCCTCGTGGCTGCAGGTGGCCGACGCCTCGGGCTCCGCCCTCGAACTGGCCCTCGCCTCGATCCTCCTTGCCGCCTGGGCCCATCTGCCCGTCTCACAGGGCAGCCTCGCCTACCTTCCGGCGCCCGTGATCGCCGCCGTGGTCGGCGCACTGGCGATCCTTGCCGCCTCACGCGCAAGGACCGCCCCCGCCCAACCGAATGGGGCCGGGCATCACCAGTGGTGA